A single Candidatus Eisenbacteria bacterium DNA region contains:
- a CDS encoding HNH endonuclease — protein MGGGCRSDMVLQERALVLNRYWTAVGTTSVRTALCLLYRAAARAVHPGDASLHDFDSWASLAVAEGEPHVRAVRYRLKVPEIVLLSHYAEVPRRRVTFSRRNVYRRDRNICQYCGAKPPIEDLTVDHVLPRSLGGRTSWTNCVLSCVKCNRRKSNRTLAEAGVRLVREPHEPTWSPCLSIPTTLRKESWGPYIPELQPIEI, from the coding sequence ATGGGCGGAGGTTGCCGCAGCGATATGGTACTCCAAGAAAGGGCCCTCGTCCTCAACCGGTATTGGACCGCGGTCGGGACGACCTCGGTGCGGACCGCGCTCTGTTTGCTCTATCGGGCGGCCGCCCGGGCGGTCCATCCAGGGGACGCGAGTCTGCACGACTTCGACTCGTGGGCGAGTCTGGCCGTGGCGGAGGGCGAGCCGCACGTCCGCGCGGTTCGCTACCGGCTCAAGGTGCCCGAGATCGTGCTCCTGAGCCACTACGCCGAGGTGCCGCGCCGGAGGGTGACCTTCTCGCGCCGGAACGTCTACCGGCGGGATCGCAACATCTGCCAGTACTGCGGCGCGAAGCCTCCGATCGAGGACCTCACCGTGGACCACGTGCTGCCCCGATCGCTGGGCGGTCGCACGAGCTGGACCAACTGCGTCCTCTCGTGCGTCAAGTGCAACCGGCGAAAATCGAACCGGACGCTCGCAGAAGCTGGCGTCCGGCTGGTCCGAGAGCCGCACGAGCCCACCTGGTCACCCTGCCTGTCGATTCCCACGACGCTGCGCAAAGAGTCCTGGGGACCCTACATTCCGGAGCTGCAGCCGATCGAGATCTGA
- a CDS encoding FHA domain-containing protein: MEYLLEGNLGAGLQRWSLRVGRNGIGREQDNAVVVAHRTVSRHHAEIRIDGDRIEVEDLQSRNGTFVNEGQIATATELRSGDRIRLGSVELALIHKGAPAARGGARAAAAVGTATRDTFSFVESDQMLRSTRMSWDRMQSEIGAGSMLERGLFRVVTEAGALLVQPHPLEEVFGVVLDLASRVIPARRILLLTREKDDSDAVVRAAHPAESAGGKIMLSRTMIDAVLQGRESILVSDAQVDPRFSGHESIIAQQIRSALVAPLFDNERVLGLIYADTDNPALHYDQDQLRAFTMLGNLIAVKITTAHLLEDQREKERMEQEMATAARIQQSLLPTTLPEIAGYEILARQIPCRHVAGDLFDAARMPDGAFGIVVGDVSGKGMGAALLMSHVMASLRLLCDENVPPGTLMERVHRQVLQSSDATHFVTLFFGRLDAAAHRIEHVNAGHNPPLLMSRDGSLETLEATGLPAGLLADSSFEVQTKEIPSGGLLCIYSDGITEAEGADLEFFGEERLIDGLKSRIDRPLQEILDGVMDDVRAYTKGAPPQDDITLFLLRRA; the protein is encoded by the coding sequence GTGGAATACTTGCTCGAGGGGAATCTGGGAGCCGGCTTGCAGCGCTGGTCGCTACGAGTAGGTCGCAACGGGATCGGGCGTGAACAGGACAACGCCGTCGTCGTCGCCCACCGGACGGTTTCCCGCCACCACGCGGAGATCCGGATCGACGGGGACCGCATCGAAGTCGAAGATCTGCAGAGCCGAAACGGCACCTTCGTGAACGAGGGCCAGATCGCGACCGCCACCGAACTCCGTTCGGGAGACCGGATCAGGCTCGGGAGCGTCGAGCTGGCGCTCATCCACAAGGGTGCGCCGGCCGCCCGCGGGGGCGCGCGGGCCGCGGCGGCGGTGGGGACGGCCACCCGCGACACGTTCAGCTTTGTCGAGTCGGACCAGATGCTCCGCTCGACGCGCATGAGCTGGGATCGGATGCAGAGCGAGATCGGCGCCGGCTCGATGCTCGAGCGGGGGCTCTTTCGCGTCGTCACCGAAGCGGGGGCGCTGCTCGTGCAGCCTCACCCGCTCGAAGAGGTCTTCGGCGTTGTCCTGGATCTTGCGTCGCGGGTCATCCCAGCGCGGCGGATCCTCCTCCTCACGCGGGAGAAGGACGACTCCGACGCAGTGGTGCGTGCCGCGCACCCCGCCGAGTCCGCCGGCGGCAAGATCATGCTGAGCCGCACCATGATCGACGCGGTTCTCCAGGGCAGGGAGTCGATTCTCGTCAGCGACGCCCAGGTCGATCCGAGATTCAGCGGCCACGAGAGCATCATCGCTCAGCAGATTCGCTCCGCCCTCGTGGCGCCTCTCTTCGACAACGAGCGCGTCCTCGGTCTGATCTATGCCGACACGGACAATCCGGCCCTCCACTACGATCAGGATCAGCTGCGGGCCTTCACGATGCTCGGCAACCTGATCGCGGTCAAGATCACGACGGCCCATCTTCTCGAGGACCAGCGGGAGAAGGAGCGGATGGAGCAGGAGATGGCGACCGCGGCGCGGATCCAGCAAAGCCTCCTCCCGACCACTCTGCCGGAGATCGCGGGGTACGAGATCCTCGCGCGGCAGATCCCCTGCCGCCACGTCGCGGGGGACCTCTTCGACGCGGCGCGCATGCCCGACGGCGCGTTCGGCATCGTGGTGGGAGACGTGAGTGGAAAGGGAATGGGCGCGGCGCTTCTGATGTCCCACGTCATGGCCTCCCTTCGCCTCCTCTGCGACGAGAACGTCCCTCCCGGGACCTTGATGGAGAGGGTGCATCGGCAGGTTCTGCAGTCTTCCGACGCGACCCACTTCGTGACCCTCTTCTTCGGACGGCTGGACGCCGCCGCGCATCGCATCGAGCATGTCAATGCGGGACACAATCCGCCCCTTCTCATGAGTCGCGACGGCTCGCTCGAGACGCTGGAGGCGACCGGACTCCCCGCGGGCCTGCTCGCCGACAGCTCGTTCGAGGTTCAGACGAAGGAGATTCCATCGGGTGGGCTCCTCTGTATCTACTCGGACGGAATCACGGAGGCGGAGGGGGCGGATCTGGAGTTCTTCGGCGAGGAGCGCCTGATCGATGGGCTCAAGAGTAGGATCGACCGGCCGCTGCAGGAGATCCTGGATGGCGTGATGGACGACGTGCGCGCCTACACCAAGGGCGCTCCGCCGCAAGACGATATCACGCTCTTCCTTCTGCGGAGGGCTTGA
- a CDS encoding 4Fe-4S ferredoxin yields the protein MCEFCHKHGEGKKWYLQAKNYSDDLMSDLKRRRFIGDFFSRIEHLSEEARSLDRFAKAPPLVKSLVRSTVTRRMKREHFGQVVPIEEVEQIFGFTNSIVRLACVCRLATVGKEKRFCYGISLEADGGEFSRLIRGLDQSYASGPNTVGLESLSREQAIDAFREHDRRGLCHSVWTFRTPFIAGICNCDRADCLAMRSTVTHGIKVMFRAEYVGAVDPDLCAGCRDCLRSCQFGAISYSPATEKAVIDQIWCYGCGVCRAACRKDAIRLVPREEVPAAAGVW from the coding sequence ATGTGCGAGTTCTGCCACAAGCACGGCGAAGGCAAGAAGTGGTATCTCCAGGCCAAGAACTACTCCGACGACCTCATGAGCGATCTGAAGCGCCGCCGCTTCATCGGAGATTTCTTCTCGCGCATCGAGCATCTGAGCGAGGAGGCCAGGTCGCTCGACCGCTTCGCGAAGGCGCCGCCCCTCGTGAAGAGCCTCGTCCGCAGCACCGTCACGCGAAGGATGAAGCGCGAGCACTTCGGGCAGGTCGTCCCGATCGAGGAAGTCGAGCAGATCTTCGGCTTCACGAACTCGATCGTCCGGCTTGCCTGCGTCTGCCGCCTTGCGACGGTGGGCAAGGAGAAGCGCTTCTGCTACGGGATCAGCCTGGAGGCGGACGGCGGCGAGTTCTCCCGCCTCATCAGGGGGCTTGACCAGAGCTACGCCAGCGGCCCGAACACCGTCGGGCTGGAGTCGCTGTCCAGGGAGCAGGCGATCGACGCCTTCCGCGAGCACGACCGCCGGGGGCTCTGCCACTCGGTCTGGACATTCCGCACCCCGTTCATCGCGGGGATCTGCAACTGCGACCGCGCCGACTGCCTGGCGATGCGGAGCACCGTCACTCACGGAATCAAGGTGATGTTCCGCGCGGAGTACGTCGGGGCCGTAGATCCCGACCTCTGCGCGGGATGCCGGGACTGCCTGCGAAGCTGCCAGTTCGGAGCGATCAGCTACAGCCCGGCGACAGAGAAAGCCGTGATCGACCAGATCTGGTGCTATGGTTGCGGCGTCTGCCGGGCGGCCTGCAGGAAGGATGCGATACGCCTCGTGCCCCGCGAGGAGGTGCCTGCGGCCGCCGGAGTCTGGTAG